A stretch of the Tardiphaga sp. 709 genome encodes the following:
- a CDS encoding DUF1476 domain-containing protein: MSSFDKRGEAFENKYALDESQKFKAEARRNKLLGLWVAEQLGKSGDEAAAYAKEVVAADFEEAGDGDVVRKVLADLTAKGVAITEPQLRVKMDQLTAEAVAQVKAGT, translated from the coding sequence ATGTCATCATTCGACAAGCGCGGCGAAGCCTTCGAGAACAAGTATGCGCTCGATGAAAGCCAGAAGTTCAAGGCCGAGGCCCGCCGCAACAAGCTGCTGGGCCTGTGGGTCGCCGAACAGCTCGGCAAGTCCGGCGACGAGGCCGCCGCCTATGCCAAGGAAGTCGTCGCAGCCGATTTCGAGGAAGCCGGCGACGGCGACGTGGTGCGCAAGGTGCTCGCCGATCTCACCGCCAAGGGCGTCGCGATCACCGAGCCGCAGCTCCGCGTGAAGATGGATCAGTTGACCGCTGAGGCCGTCGCGCAGGTAAAGGCCGGAACCTGA
- a CDS encoding tripartite tricarboxylate transporter substrate-binding protein — protein sequence MIAAVARLSKLAATLALVLGTSVSASADDYPKRPITMIVPFAAGGTSDVIARAVAEQMAVPLGQTIIIENVVGAGGSTALARAARSAPDGYTIAIGNAGTSAATYTIYPKLSFTPDSFASIGMVAKTFGVVALRKDFPASDLKGFIAYAKANPGKVNLGHAGIGSSNYLICKSFVQAAGIDVTLVGYRGAAPALTDAIGGQIDGVCDSAASVSQAIDDKLVKGIVVGSTVRLATLPDLPTSAEAGLPDFEAQGWNGLFAPKGTPPEIIAKLNAAARASVESDLVKKRFHDLSTVAPDADEHAPEVLQQLVTRDVAKYNKLLTP from the coding sequence GTGATCGCCGCTGTGGCGCGGCTGTCGAAGCTCGCCGCAACGCTTGCGCTCGTGCTGGGCACGAGCGTCTCGGCATCCGCCGATGATTATCCCAAGCGCCCCATCACCATGATCGTGCCTTTCGCGGCCGGCGGCACGTCGGACGTGATTGCGCGCGCGGTGGCCGAACAGATGGCGGTGCCGCTCGGCCAGACCATCATCATCGAAAACGTGGTCGGCGCCGGTGGCTCCACCGCGCTGGCCCGCGCGGCGCGGTCTGCGCCCGATGGCTACACCATTGCCATCGGCAATGCCGGCACCAGTGCGGCGACCTACACGATCTATCCAAAACTGTCCTTTACGCCGGACTCCTTTGCCTCGATCGGCATGGTGGCCAAGACCTTCGGCGTCGTGGCGCTGCGCAAGGATTTTCCGGCGAGTGATCTCAAGGGCTTCATCGCCTACGCCAAGGCCAATCCCGGCAAGGTCAATCTCGGCCATGCCGGCATCGGCTCGTCGAATTATCTGATCTGCAAGAGCTTCGTGCAGGCCGCCGGCATCGACGTCACCCTGGTTGGTTATCGCGGCGCTGCGCCCGCGCTCACGGATGCAATCGGCGGCCAGATCGACGGCGTCTGCGATTCCGCGGCCTCCGTTTCGCAGGCCATCGACGACAAGCTCGTGAAGGGCATCGTGGTCGGCTCCACCGTGCGGCTGGCGACGTTACCCGATCTGCCGACCTCGGCGGAAGCAGGCCTGCCCGACTTCGAGGCGCAGGGCTGGAATGGCCTGTTCGCGCCGAAGGGCACGCCGCCGGAGATCATCGCGAAGCTGAACGCCGCTGCTCGTGCGTCGGTTGAAAGCGATCTCGTGAAAAAGCGTTTCCACGATTTGTCGACTGTGGCGCCCGACGCCGATGAGCATGCACCGGAGGTGCTGCAGCAATTGGTGACGCGTGATGTGGCGAAGTACAACAAGCTCCTGACGCCGTAG
- the purQ gene encoding phosphoribosylformylglycinamidine synthase subunit PurQ, translating to MKSAVLVFPGINRERDMARALKLASGQESTMVWHAETSLPKGTDLVVVPGGFSYGDYLRCGAIAARSPVMDAVRKFAADGGLVMGVCNGFQILCESGLLPGILMRNAKLKFLCHDVHLRVERSDTAFTRGYNAGQVIRVPIAHGEGNYTADVDTLKRLEGDGRVLYRYCSPTGEVGDMHNINGAAASIAGIVSEKGNVLGMMPHPENHVEDIMGCTDGRGLFAGLVEHLERAA from the coding sequence ATGAAATCCGCCGTTCTCGTCTTCCCCGGAATCAACCGCGAACGCGACATGGCGCGGGCGCTCAAGCTGGCATCGGGGCAGGAGTCCACGATGGTCTGGCACGCCGAGACCTCGCTGCCCAAGGGCACCGATCTCGTCGTCGTCCCCGGCGGTTTCTCGTACGGTGACTATCTGCGCTGCGGCGCCATCGCGGCGCGTTCGCCGGTGATGGATGCGGTCCGCAAGTTTGCGGCCGATGGTGGCCTCGTGATGGGCGTCTGCAATGGCTTCCAGATCCTGTGCGAGTCAGGTCTTTTGCCGGGCATCCTGATGCGCAATGCCAAGCTGAAATTCCTCTGCCACGACGTGCATCTGCGCGTCGAACGGTCCGACACGGCGTTTACACGTGGCTACAATGCCGGTCAGGTGATCCGCGTGCCGATCGCCCACGGCGAGGGTAACTACACCGCCGATGTCGATACGCTGAAGCGCCTCGAAGGCGATGGCCGCGTGCTCTATCGCTATTGTTCGCCGACCGGCGAGGTTGGCGACATGCACAACATCAATGGCGCAGCCGCATCGATTGCCGGCATCGTCAGCGAGAAGGGCAACGTGCTCGGCATGATGCCGCATCCGGAAAATCACGTCGAAGACATCATGGGCTGCACGGATGGCCGCGGGTTGTTTGCTGGTCTTGTCGAGCATCTGGAGCGCGCTGCGTGA
- a CDS encoding TonB-dependent siderophore receptor, with the protein MTTDNHCNLDSNARSIFRVRRAYWLIGATFLIGDYVTGASIANAQTNTTLPPVTVESPTQARRPARAASATPSRARAVAARRNANPPPAPPTPTERAIAAAAAKYEQILGYRAMPSGTTLRSGQPPLNTAQTVNVVPEQVIKDQLPRNIDDALSNISGVTQTNTLAGTLDAVIRRGFGDNRDGSIMRNGLPLVQGRSFNPAVESVEVLKGPASLLYGIVDPGGIVNTISKRPDLYQHGSATLLGSTFGGGKNGVDGIFDITGPIGTDGLAYRFIASGTSEDYWRNFGTRKDTLIAPSLSWYGDDTTVHLNYEHRDFSYPFDRGTSLDLRTNTPLAIPRERRLDEAYNNMWGTTDLMQASVDHRINENWKIFAAYSFNTETFSANQLRITAVNPVSGLVTRSNDGTRNSFSNVSAGTSYMQGTVWTGGFRNDVVFGGDAQYRTIWRQDLIRQATPNVFNMYNPVYGLLSPGTTVLATDSDQTDALSTRALFLQDTFYLTNQLLLVGGVRWMEYEQLAGRGRNPFITNTNLAGDKVLPIGGVIYKFTDEVSWYLSYTESLKPTATINLFTGAPVGFIVDSNIQPEEGVQWETGIKFDINKRLSGNVAFYDIDKKNVLVSIPISGGVSQVRAAGKVRSRGFEVDITGRLTDNISMIGSYGYTDARVTDDPTLIGKALQNVALNTASLFMVYDFGTMLPGRLRIGGGARYVSDRPGDANNSFYLPSYVVADTFASYEVKQMGFPVIYQFNVKNLFDQTYYPSAVNNLNVAIGDVRRFSLEATVKF; encoded by the coding sequence GTGACGACGGACAACCATTGCAATCTCGACAGCAACGCACGCAGCATCTTCAGGGTGCGCCGCGCGTATTGGTTGATCGGCGCGACGTTCCTGATCGGCGATTATGTGACCGGGGCCTCGATCGCCAATGCACAGACGAATACGACACTGCCGCCGGTCACCGTCGAATCGCCGACACAGGCGCGCCGGCCCGCACGTGCTGCGAGCGCCACGCCGAGCCGGGCGCGGGCTGTCGCCGCACGCCGCAATGCCAATCCACCGCCCGCCCCGCCGACACCGACCGAGCGCGCCATCGCTGCTGCGGCAGCAAAATACGAACAGATCCTCGGCTATCGCGCGATGCCGAGTGGGACCACGCTGCGGTCAGGCCAGCCGCCGCTCAACACGGCTCAGACCGTCAATGTTGTTCCCGAGCAGGTGATCAAGGATCAGTTGCCGCGCAACATCGACGACGCGCTCTCCAATATCAGCGGCGTCACCCAGACCAATACGCTGGCCGGTACGCTCGACGCCGTCATTCGCCGCGGCTTCGGCGACAACCGTGACGGCTCGATCATGCGCAACGGCCTGCCGCTGGTGCAGGGCCGCAGCTTCAATCCCGCGGTCGAAAGCGTCGAAGTGCTGAAAGGACCGGCCTCGCTGCTCTATGGCATTGTGGACCCCGGCGGCATCGTCAACACGATCAGCAAGCGGCCCGACCTCTATCAGCACGGCTCGGCCACTCTGCTCGGCTCGACCTTCGGCGGCGGCAAGAACGGCGTCGACGGCATCTTCGACATCACCGGACCGATTGGCACCGATGGCCTCGCCTACCGGTTCATTGCCTCCGGCACCAGCGAGGATTACTGGCGCAATTTCGGCACCCGCAAGGACACGCTGATTGCGCCATCGCTGTCCTGGTATGGTGACGACACCACGGTGCATCTGAACTACGAGCACCGCGACTTCTCCTATCCGTTCGATCGCGGTACCTCCCTCGACCTCCGCACCAACACGCCGCTCGCGATCCCGCGCGAACGCCGTCTCGACGAAGCCTATAACAACATGTGGGGCACCACGGATCTGATGCAGGCCTCGGTCGATCATCGCATCAACGAGAACTGGAAGATCTTCGCCGCCTACAGCTTCAACACCGAAACCTTCAGCGCGAACCAGCTCCGTATCACGGCCGTGAATCCGGTGTCCGGTCTCGTCACCCGCAGCAATGACGGCACACGCAATTCGTTCAGCAATGTCAGCGCCGGCACGTCTTACATGCAGGGCACCGTCTGGACCGGCGGCTTCCGCAACGACGTGGTGTTCGGCGGCGACGCCCAATATCGGACCATCTGGCGACAGGACTTGATCCGGCAGGCCACGCCGAACGTCTTCAACATGTATAATCCGGTTTATGGCCTGCTGTCGCCCGGCACGACGGTGCTCGCGACCGACAGCGACCAGACCGACGCGCTGTCGACGCGCGCACTCTTCCTCCAGGATACGTTCTATCTGACCAACCAGCTCCTGCTGGTTGGCGGCGTGCGCTGGATGGAATACGAGCAGTTGGCCGGCCGTGGGCGAAACCCATTCATTACCAACACCAACCTCGCCGGCGACAAGGTGCTGCCGATCGGCGGCGTGATCTACAAGTTCACCGACGAGGTCTCCTGGTATCTCAGTTACACGGAGTCGCTGAAGCCGACTGCAACAATCAACTTGTTCACCGGTGCTCCCGTCGGTTTCATAGTCGATTCCAACATCCAGCCTGAGGAAGGCGTGCAGTGGGAAACCGGCATCAAGTTCGACATCAACAAGCGGCTGTCGGGCAATGTCGCATTCTACGACATCGACAAGAAGAATGTGCTCGTGTCGATTCCTATCAGCGGCGGCGTGAGTCAGGTGCGCGCGGCCGGCAAGGTGCGCTCACGCGGCTTCGAGGTCGATATCACCGGGCGCCTGACCGACAATATCAGCATGATCGGCAGCTATGGCTATACCGATGCCCGCGTCACCGACGATCCCACATTGATCGGCAAGGCGCTGCAGAACGTCGCGCTCAATACAGCCTCACTGTTCATGGTCTATGACTTCGGCACCATGCTGCCCGGCCGCCTGCGGATCGGCGGCGGTGCGCGCTATGTCAGCGATCGTCCAGGCGATGCCAACAATAGTTTCTACCTGCCATCCTACGTGGTCGCCGATACATTCGCGAGCTATGAGGTCAAACAGATGGGATTCCCGGTGATCTATCAGTTCAACGTGAAGAACCTGTTCGACCAAACCTACTACCCGTCGGCCGTCAACAATCTGAACGTGGCGATCGGCGATGTGCGCCGGTTCTCGCTGGAAGCCACGGTAAAGTTCTGA
- a CDS encoding extracellular solute-binding protein yields MTTPRRASAILIALAATWLSFGVATGYAEEINLYSTREPQLVEPVIASFTAATGITVKLTYIEDNLVTRMKAEGDASPADVLMTIGLDKTSQFAANDLSQPTASPLLDRVIPPRLRGKEWISLSVRPRVVMVRNDSPQGTIRYEDLADPRFRGQLCIRSPLHQNNVALISAYLVHHGADATEAWLRGIKANLAHAPEGKDNDIIRQLAEGRCSIGIANTVALAQLRDGREGAEWTAWANSVKTVPTTFDTSGAHVNLTGAALAKHAPHRAAALKFLEFLVTPAAQKIYAAAELEYPVTAGAESAPLVAAMGVFPNDALDIDAIAASQKAAIALIKKVGFEK; encoded by the coding sequence ATGACCACGCCACGTCGCGCCAGCGCGATACTGATTGCGCTCGCCGCGACGTGGCTCTCCTTCGGCGTAGCCACCGGTTACGCCGAGGAGATCAATCTCTATTCGACCCGCGAACCACAGCTCGTGGAACCGGTCATCGCATCCTTCACGGCGGCGACCGGGATCACGGTCAAGCTCACTTATATCGAGGACAATCTCGTCACGCGCATGAAGGCCGAGGGCGACGCTTCCCCCGCCGACGTGCTGATGACCATCGGCCTCGACAAGACCTCGCAATTCGCGGCGAATGATCTGTCCCAACCCACAGCCTCCCCGCTACTCGACAGAGTGATCCCGCCGCGACTCCGCGGCAAGGAATGGATCAGCCTGTCGGTGCGCCCGCGCGTGGTGATGGTGCGGAATGACTCACCGCAAGGCACGATCCGCTATGAGGATCTCGCCGATCCCCGCTTTCGCGGCCAGCTCTGCATCCGCTCGCCCTTGCATCAGAACAATGTCGCGCTGATATCGGCCTATCTCGTGCATCACGGTGCGGACGCCACCGAGGCCTGGCTGCGCGGCATCAAGGCCAATCTGGCGCATGCGCCCGAAGGCAAGGACAACGATATCATTCGCCAGCTTGCGGAAGGCCGCTGCAGCATCGGCATCGCCAATACGGTGGCGCTGGCGCAGCTCCGCGACGGCCGCGAAGGCGCGGAGTGGACGGCCTGGGCGAATAGCGTGAAGACCGTACCGACGACATTCGACACATCAGGCGCGCATGTGAACCTCACCGGCGCGGCGCTGGCGAAACATGCGCCGCATCGCGCGGCTGCGCTGAAGTTTCTGGAGTTCCTGGTGACGCCCGCCGCGCAGAAAATCTACGCAGCTGCCGAGCTGGAATATCCGGTGACGGCAGGCGCCGAGAGCGCGCCGCTGGTCGCCGCGATGGGAGTGTTTCCGAACGATGCGCTTGATATCGACGCGATTGCTGCCAGCCAGAAGGCGGCGATTGCGTTGATCAAAAAGGTTGGTTTCGAAAAATAG
- the purS gene encoding phosphoribosylformylglycinamidine synthase subunit PurS produces the protein MKARVTVTLKNGILDPQGKAIEGALKSLGVDGIASVRQGKVFDIELNGADKAKAEEALKAAADKLLANTVIENYRVEVL, from the coding sequence GTGAAAGCCCGCGTAACTGTTACCCTGAAAAACGGCATCCTTGACCCGCAGGGCAAGGCCATCGAAGGCGCGCTGAAATCGCTCGGCGTCGATGGCATTGCCTCTGTGCGGCAGGGCAAGGTGTTCGACATCGAACTGAACGGCGCCGACAAGGCGAAAGCCGAAGAGGCGCTGAAGGCCGCAGCCGACAAGCTGCTGGCGAATACGGTGATCGAAAACTACCGCGTCGAAGTGCTCTGA
- the purC gene encoding phosphoribosylaminoimidazolesuccinocarboxamide synthase codes for MSRRRRIYEGKGKVLYEGPEPGTLIQHFKDDATAFNAKKHQVIEGKGVLNNRISEYLFQHLNDIGVPTHFIRRLNMREQLIREVEIVPLEVVVRNVAAGSLSQRLGIEEGTQLPRSIIEFYYKNDQLNDPMVSEEHITAFGWATPQEIDDIMALAIRVNDFLTGLFLGIGIRLVDFKMECGRLFENDMMRIIVADEISPDSCRLWDIKSNEKLDKDRFRRDLGGVLEAYTEVAKRLGILSENERPMGTGPVLVKS; via the coding sequence ATGAGCCGTCGACGTCGCATTTATGAAGGCAAGGGCAAGGTCCTGTATGAAGGCCCGGAGCCCGGTACCCTGATTCAGCACTTCAAGGACGACGCGACCGCGTTCAATGCCAAGAAACACCAGGTGATCGAGGGCAAGGGTGTCCTCAACAACCGGATTTCGGAATACCTGTTCCAGCATCTGAACGACATCGGCGTGCCGACTCATTTCATCCGCCGGCTCAACATGCGCGAGCAGCTGATTCGCGAAGTCGAGATCGTGCCGCTGGAAGTCGTGGTCCGTAACGTGGCGGCGGGCTCGCTGTCGCAGCGCCTCGGCATCGAGGAAGGCACTCAGTTGCCCCGCTCGATCATCGAGTTCTATTACAAGAACGACCAGCTCAACGACCCGATGGTCTCGGAAGAGCACATCACGGCGTTCGGCTGGGCCACCCCGCAGGAAATCGATGACATCATGGCGCTCGCCATCCGCGTCAACGACTTCCTCACCGGTCTTTTCCTCGGCATCGGCATCCGCCTCGTCGATTTCAAGATGGAATGCGGCCGCCTGTTCGAAAACGACATGATGCGCATCATCGTCGCCGACGAGATCTCGCCCGACTCATGCCGGCTGTGGGATATCAAGTCGAACGAGAAGCTGGACAAGGATCGTTTCCGTCGGGATCTCGGCGGCGTGCTGGAGGCCTATACCGAGGTCGCCAAGCGTCTCGGCATTCTCTCCGAAAACGAACGCCCGATGGGCACCGGCCCGGTACTGGTCAAGAGCTGA